A window of Chitinophaga sp. MM2321 contains these coding sequences:
- a CDS encoding twin-arginine translocase TatA/TatE family subunit yields the protein MTTSFLNIPLLFLQEIGVKELLLIALVVLLLFGGKKIPELMRGLGSGIREFKDAKDDPKKDAKDAPEAPKP from the coding sequence ATGACAACATCATTTTTGAATATCCCGCTTTTGTTTTTGCAAGAAATAGGTGTGAAAGAATTACTGTTAATCGCACTGGTTGTTTTGCTGTTGTTCGGCGGTAAAAAGATCCCTGAGTTAATGCGTGGTTTGGGTAGCGGCATACGTGAATTCAAAGATGCCAAAGACGATCCAAAGAAAGATGCTAAGGATGCTCCGGAAGCACCAAAGCCATAA
- a CDS encoding MarC family protein, giving the protein MFSIDQILAITFTLFAVIDIVGSIPVLVSLKEKLGHIDAGKATLASGFLMILFLLVGEPFLKILSVDVHSFAVAGSIVIFVIGLEMILGVEFFKSEKDAKAGSVVPIAFPLIAGSGTLTTIMSLKANFTAYNILAGILLNLVIVYIVLRCLNYIERLLGKAGLMVVRKFFGVILLAIAVKIFKSNINL; this is encoded by the coding sequence ATGTTCAGTATCGACCAAATTCTGGCTATTACCTTTACCTTATTTGCGGTTATTGATATTGTGGGATCTATTCCTGTGCTGGTATCCTTAAAAGAAAAACTGGGTCATATAGATGCGGGCAAAGCCACGCTGGCATCGGGCTTCCTGATGATATTATTTCTCCTCGTAGGAGAACCCTTCCTGAAGATTTTAAGCGTAGACGTACACTCTTTTGCTGTGGCCGGCTCCATTGTGATCTTTGTCATCGGACTGGAAATGATCCTGGGCGTCGAATTCTTCAAAAGTGAGAAAGACGCCAAAGCCGGTAGCGTGGTCCCCATCGCCTTCCCGCTGATAGCCGGTTCGGGTACCCTGACCACCATTATGTCGCTAAAAGCCAACTTCACCGCATATAATATCCTGGCCGGAATACTCCTGAACCTGGTGATCGTATACATCGTGTTGCGTTGTCTTAATTACATAGAACGTTTACTGGGTAAAGCCGGACTGATGGTAGTGCGTAAATTTTTCGGGGTCATCCTGCTGGCAATAGCCGTTAAAATTTTCAAGAGTAATATCAATTTATAA
- a CDS encoding PorP/SprF family type IX secretion system membrane protein: MRFSFHTLLYTSYMRTSLLCLLLTAGCSMQGMAQSLSEAPALLEPSATQYFQNQYLANPAMAGIDSGLHINAAYRHQMNGIDGAPISKFFTADGYIGNRVGGGVHVFNDEAGLLNRTRVALSYAYHLPLGQQGQALHFGLSLALNVQRLDYTKIVGDDSDPSIGAFNRRDDYFEGEFGMAYTNEHWTVQGSLPNIRSVFTGDNKAVDGGTLYFTAVSYKFLPQGVVSSFEPKVCYRGVRGNDNILDLGMNVGFLNNVGNVLALYHTSGSFTGGIGVNIMQTVMLQAMYTTQTGGIKSYVDGGYEIGLTINLFR, from the coding sequence ATGCGTTTCTCATTCCATACACTATTATATACCAGCTATATGCGCACTTCATTGCTATGTTTATTACTAACAGCAGGTTGCAGCATGCAGGGCATGGCCCAATCTCTCAGCGAGGCGCCGGCCTTGCTGGAGCCATCCGCTACCCAGTATTTCCAGAATCAATACCTGGCAAACCCGGCGATGGCGGGCATTGATTCAGGGCTCCATATCAACGCAGCTTACCGTCACCAGATGAATGGTATTGATGGCGCTCCCATATCGAAATTCTTTACGGCCGACGGCTATATCGGCAACCGTGTAGGCGGGGGGGTTCATGTTTTTAATGACGAAGCGGGACTGTTAAATCGCACCAGGGTAGCACTATCGTACGCATACCATTTGCCGCTGGGCCAGCAGGGGCAAGCCCTCCATTTCGGGCTGTCGCTGGCGCTGAACGTACAGCGACTGGATTATACAAAGATCGTTGGCGACGATTCCGATCCTTCCATCGGAGCGTTTAACCGCCGCGACGATTATTTTGAAGGCGAGTTCGGAATGGCTTATACCAATGAACACTGGACCGTGCAAGGCTCCCTGCCCAATATCAGAAGCGTGTTTACCGGCGACAATAAGGCTGTAGACGGCGGTACACTTTATTTCACCGCCGTATCATACAAATTCCTGCCACAGGGCGTTGTTAGCAGCTTTGAGCCAAAAGTTTGTTACAGGGGCGTAAGAGGGAACGATAATATCCTGGACCTGGGCATGAACGTAGGATTTCTTAACAATGTAGGCAACGTGCTGGCATTATATCATACTTCCGGGAGCTTTACAGGCGGCATCGGTGTAAACATCATGCAAACAGTGATGCTGCAGGCGATGTACACCACACAAACGGGGGGCATTAAATCGTATGTGGATGGCGGTTATGAAATTGGATTAACCATTAACCTGTTCAGGTAA
- a CDS encoding Ig-like domain-containing protein produces MLVTNPVTFSGNGPGSHSLSVRAVDQAGNADPTPETYNWVVDQDPPDITSVAVPANGYYTSGNTLNFTLNFDENTIVSTTGGTPYLDVIIGTTTRHATYTSGSGTSALSFSYTVQPGDMDMDGIGLGTALVLNGGTIRDAADNDAVLTLHAVGSTAAVFVNTGAPGVSISTTATSPVNQPFTVMATFTEAVTGFTSGDMVVTNATLSNVVTTDNITYTASVTPTADGPVSIRVPAGAAVNIGNNANTASNTLNVTYDGTAPAVTSVDVPANGTYKSGNVLSFAVHYAENVAVTGTPSLEVVVGNQTKQAVYISGSGANTLSFSYTVQDGDVDKDGITLGANMVLNGGGIKDKAGNNALLPLNNVATTTGVLVDAAAPVVTAVNVPANGYYTSGDVLSFTVSFNENIAVSTTGGTPYLDVIIGTTTRHATYTGGTDSTALSFSYTVQPGDMDMDGIGLGTVLVLNGGTIRDAAGNDAVLTLHSVGSTAAVFVNTGIPGVTISTTATSPVNQPFTIMATFTEAVTGFTSGDMVVTNATLSNVVTTDNITYTASVTPTADGPVSIRVPAGAAVNIGNNANTASNTLNVTYDGTAPAVTSVDVPLNGIYTTAGVLSFALHFSENVTVSGTPSLDVIIGTTTRQATYTGGSNSNTLTFSYTVQDGDMDMDGIALGAAVNGTIRDASSNNATPAINHAGSTTNVLVNTQHPSVVLSSGAASRINMPLTVTIIFSEAVTGFTAADINATNATAGNPQTADNITYTVVITPVADGGTSISVPAGAAINIGGNGNTASNTLSFTYDGTAPVVNAQTFDVKGESPTGTIVGKLSATDAGGVIQNWTIATDGSGGAFAIDGSGTITVKDAAILKSKAGTTVSVTVTVSDGLNTSQPAQITINILSIFVNKAPTLDEIADENNCAGTDVHTIRLTGMSAVEPVQTYKLTVAADQPYFDQLTVSDAGVLSYQLKPDITSGTANVTVTIKDNGGTQNGGADTQQRSFRITVNSLPAVSISSDKGNNVSKGDIIRLTATGGGSYSWAPADGIISGQQSAVLQVRTMANTTYEVTVTSAVGCSNTGSISISTIADFKVEATNIISPNGDGRNDKWVIRNLDSYPDNEVKIFDRTGRMVYQRRNYSNDWDGTMNGKPLAEGTYYYILTINGSSKTAKGYITIIRAQ; encoded by the coding sequence ATGCTTGTTACCAACCCGGTAACCTTTTCAGGTAATGGCCCTGGCAGTCATTCACTAAGCGTAAGAGCGGTAGACCAGGCGGGAAACGCTGACCCTACACCGGAAACCTACAACTGGGTAGTAGACCAGGACCCACCTGATATTACTTCAGTAGCAGTGCCTGCCAATGGGTATTATACAAGCGGCAACACGCTTAACTTTACCCTTAATTTCGATGAAAATACAATTGTAAGCACCACCGGAGGCACGCCTTACCTGGATGTCATCATAGGAACCACCACACGCCATGCCACTTACACCAGCGGCAGCGGTACCTCTGCCCTTTCTTTCAGCTATACTGTACAGCCGGGAGATATGGATATGGATGGCATTGGCCTGGGAACCGCACTGGTACTGAATGGCGGCACTATCCGCGATGCCGCTGACAATGATGCAGTGTTAACCCTTCATGCAGTAGGAAGCACCGCCGCAGTGTTTGTAAATACGGGTGCACCGGGCGTTTCCATCTCCACAACAGCCACCTCCCCGGTGAATCAGCCATTTACGGTAATGGCCACCTTCACGGAAGCGGTAACCGGCTTTACCTCAGGTGATATGGTTGTTACCAACGCTACTTTGAGCAACGTGGTAACAACAGACAATATTACTTATACTGCATCAGTAACACCCACCGCAGATGGCCCCGTAAGCATACGGGTGCCTGCCGGCGCAGCGGTAAACATCGGCAACAATGCCAATACGGCTTCCAATACGCTGAACGTTACGTACGACGGCACCGCGCCCGCTGTTACCAGTGTAGACGTACCAGCAAACGGCACCTACAAGAGCGGGAATGTGCTTTCCTTTGCAGTACATTATGCAGAAAATGTTGCCGTAACCGGCACCCCTTCATTAGAGGTAGTGGTTGGCAATCAAACCAAACAGGCAGTATATATCAGTGGCAGTGGCGCCAATACCCTTTCCTTCAGTTATACCGTACAGGATGGAGATGTGGATAAGGATGGTATTACCCTGGGTGCCAATATGGTGTTGAACGGTGGCGGCATAAAAGATAAGGCAGGTAATAACGCCCTGCTTCCGCTCAACAATGTAGCTACTACTACGGGCGTGCTGGTAGATGCAGCAGCGCCTGTTGTTACTGCTGTAAATGTGCCGGCCAATGGCTATTACACCAGCGGAGATGTACTTAGCTTTACCGTCAGCTTCAATGAAAACATTGCTGTAAGCACCACCGGAGGCACACCTTACCTGGATGTCATCATAGGAACCACCACACGTCATGCCACTTACACTGGCGGTACCGATTCCACCGCCCTTTCTTTCAGCTATACTGTACAGCCGGGAGATATGGATATGGATGGCATTGGCCTGGGAACCGTGCTGGTGCTGAATGGCGGCACTATCCGCGATGCTGCCGGCAATGATGCAGTGTTAACGCTTCATTCAGTTGGAAGCACCGCCGCAGTGTTTGTAAATACGGGGATACCCGGCGTTACTATCTCCACAACAGCCACCTCCCCGGTGAATCAGCCATTTACGATAATGGCCACCTTCACTGAAGCAGTAACCGGCTTTACATCGGGTGATATGGTTGTTACCAATGCTACTTTGAGCAACGTGGTAACAACAGACAATATTACTTATACTGCATCAGTAACACCCACCGCAGATGGCCCCGTAAGCATACGGGTGCCTGCCGGTGCAGCAGTAAATATCGGCAACAACGCCAATACAGCCTCCAATACGCTGAACGTTACATACGACGGCACCGCACCCGCTGTTACCAGTGTAGACGTGCCGCTCAACGGTATTTATACTACTGCGGGTGTGCTCTCATTTGCCCTGCATTTTTCTGAAAACGTAACGGTAAGCGGCACACCAAGCCTGGATGTGATAATAGGAACCACCACCAGGCAAGCCACCTACACCGGAGGCAGCAACTCCAACACGTTAACATTCAGTTATACTGTACAAGATGGCGATATGGATATGGACGGTATCGCCCTGGGCGCTGCCGTTAACGGCACTATCCGCGACGCCAGCAGCAATAATGCAACGCCAGCTATCAACCATGCGGGTAGTACCACCAATGTACTGGTGAATACCCAGCATCCTTCCGTTGTATTATCTTCCGGCGCCGCTTCCCGTATAAACATGCCCCTCACTGTCACCATTATTTTCAGTGAAGCAGTTACCGGCTTTACTGCGGCAGATATCAACGCCACTAATGCAACGGCAGGTAATCCGCAAACGGCAGATAATATCACTTACACAGTGGTGATTACGCCGGTGGCAGATGGAGGAACAAGTATCAGCGTGCCAGCGGGCGCCGCAATAAATATTGGCGGCAACGGCAATACCGCCTCCAATACGTTGAGCTTTACTTACGATGGCACAGCGCCGGTGGTCAATGCGCAAACTTTCGATGTAAAAGGCGAAAGCCCCACCGGTACTATAGTTGGAAAACTCAGCGCCACAGATGCAGGAGGTGTCATCCAGAACTGGACCATTGCAACAGACGGTTCCGGCGGCGCCTTTGCCATAGACGGCAGCGGCACTATCACTGTTAAGGATGCAGCCATCCTGAAAAGTAAGGCCGGCACTACAGTTAGTGTAACCGTTACCGTTAGCGATGGACTGAACACTAGTCAGCCTGCACAAATCACCATCAATATCCTTTCCATATTCGTTAACAAGGCACCTACACTGGATGAAATTGCGGATGAAAACAATTGCGCCGGAACAGATGTGCATACGATCCGGTTAACGGGCATGTCGGCGGTAGAACCCGTGCAAACGTACAAGCTCACTGTTGCTGCCGATCAACCTTATTTCGATCAATTAACGGTAAGTGATGCGGGCGTACTCAGTTACCAACTCAAACCTGACATTACTTCCGGCACGGCCAATGTAACCGTTACCATCAAAGATAACGGTGGCACACAGAATGGCGGTGCAGATACGCAGCAACGCAGCTTCCGCATTACCGTAAACAGTTTGCCGGCAGTGAGCATCAGCAGCGACAAAGGCAACAACGTTTCCAAAGGCGATATCATCCGGCTCACTGCCACCGGTGGCGGCAGTTATAGCTGGGCGCCGGCGGATGGTATTATCAGCGGGCAGCAATCGGCTGTATTGCAGGTGAGAACAATGGCCAATACCACTTACGAAGTAACGGTGACCAGTGCCGTCGGATGCAGCAATACCGGCAGTATTAGTATCAGCACGATAGCAGACTTTAAAGTAGAAGCCACCAATATAATATCGCCAAACGGTGATGGCAGAAACGACAAATGGGTGATCCGTAACCTGGACAGTTATCCTGATAACGAGGTGAAGATATTTGATCGCACGGGCCGTATGGTATACCAGCGCAGGAATTACAGCAACGACTGGGATGGCACGATGAATGGCAAACCATTGGCTGAAGGTACTTACTACTACATCCTCACGATCAATGGCAGCTCTAAAACAGCGAAAGGATATATTACTATCATCAGGGCGCAGTAA
- a CDS encoding ABC transporter substrate-binding protein: MSTYPILTIGFLTPYSGIYPFFSQHLITGWLLGMGLDPARQRTIRFIPEFTNMGGIKASEEAARKLLFFNRVDILSGLISYKSVPDLIPLIEKEKRPAFFFDMGEYVPHFSYLSPDVFYASHQLWQSQYALGHWAQSTWGNGGHMIMPVYEAGYHLNSTFQQGVAAAGGGSLQLTVLPFDQQDPHKMELDNIFAGWKKERPAYVHAIFCGSMGLRFLQQWVQSGLHKEVPLLVHEAMVYDNILEDLKQVDLELYTSRSWIKEDESRANQVFVKQFEKLAQQPANIYALMGYEAGLVWKELLPHAQKKDWDKVKQQLRTEVIQGPRGEKNFYPLSGFALPSSNILKITTNGNNIRKIILDQGKGMRFDAKEFKVIHDESVSGWQNPFLCI, translated from the coding sequence ATGTCTACATATCCTATCCTTACTATCGGGTTCCTGACCCCTTACTCAGGTATATATCCTTTTTTTTCACAGCACCTGATTACCGGGTGGCTGCTGGGCATGGGACTGGACCCTGCCCGGCAGCGTACCATCCGGTTTATACCGGAGTTTACCAATATGGGTGGTATAAAGGCCAGCGAGGAAGCTGCACGTAAACTACTCTTCTTTAACCGGGTAGATATCTTATCAGGGCTTATCAGCTACAAATCAGTACCAGACCTTATTCCACTCATAGAAAAAGAAAAAAGACCCGCCTTCTTTTTTGATATGGGAGAATATGTTCCTCACTTTTCATATCTCAGTCCGGATGTATTTTACGCATCCCACCAATTATGGCAATCCCAATATGCTTTAGGGCATTGGGCCCAAAGTACGTGGGGCAATGGTGGTCATATGATCATGCCGGTATACGAAGCCGGTTATCATCTGAACAGTACTTTCCAGCAGGGTGTTGCCGCTGCTGGAGGCGGCTCGCTACAACTGACGGTGCTGCCGTTTGATCAACAGGACCCGCACAAAATGGAGCTGGACAATATTTTTGCCGGGTGGAAGAAAGAAAGACCCGCCTATGTGCATGCCATTTTTTGCGGCAGCATGGGGCTCCGGTTCCTGCAGCAATGGGTCCAGAGCGGGTTACATAAAGAAGTTCCCCTGCTGGTGCATGAAGCAATGGTGTACGACAATATTTTGGAAGACCTGAAACAGGTGGACCTGGAGCTTTATACCTCACGATCATGGATAAAGGAAGATGAAAGCAGGGCTAACCAGGTATTTGTAAAACAATTCGAAAAACTGGCACAGCAACCGGCCAATATTTATGCGCTGATGGGCTATGAAGCGGGGTTGGTGTGGAAAGAGCTACTGCCGCATGCACAGAAAAAAGACTGGGACAAAGTAAAGCAACAACTGCGCACAGAAGTAATACAAGGGCCACGTGGAGAGAAAAATTTCTATCCTCTCTCAGGCTTTGCGCTCCCTTCTTCCAATATTCTGAAGATCACTACTAACGGAAATAACATACGCAAAATAATTCTTGACCAGGGAAAAGGAATGCGTTTCGATGCAAAAGAATTTAAAGTGATACACGACGAGTCCGTGTCCGGATGGCAAAATCCTTTCCTCTGTATTTAA
- a CDS encoding tail fiber protein — translation MTPYLALIILFGGNFEIRGWAFCWGQLISVAQNTALFSLLGTIYGGNGTTTFALPDLRGRMPIGWGQGTGLSNYVIGQQGGAESVTLLTTNMPAHTHPVDASSLSVTPSASTAAGTALTPGSTLVPATLPTIGSGPGGVAVNGYAAQDKTATLAPSIIGGNITVGPTGGNQPTAIMNPYLALSYLIALEGVFPSRS, via the coding sequence ATGACACCTTACCTTGCTCTTATCATTTTATTCGGCGGCAATTTTGAGATCCGCGGTTGGGCCTTTTGCTGGGGACAACTCATTTCCGTTGCACAAAACACTGCGCTGTTTTCCCTCTTAGGCACCATTTATGGCGGCAATGGCACTACTACTTTCGCTTTACCTGACCTGAGAGGCAGGATGCCTATTGGTTGGGGTCAGGGCACCGGCCTTAGTAATTACGTTATTGGCCAGCAGGGAGGAGCAGAATCCGTTACTTTGCTGACCACCAATATGCCGGCGCATACACACCCTGTAGATGCCAGCAGCTTGTCTGTAACCCCTTCTGCCAGCACTGCGGCGGGTACCGCGCTCACTCCGGGAAGCACCCTGGTTCCGGCTACTTTGCCTACCATCGGCTCAGGCCCAGGTGGTGTTGCCGTTAATGGCTATGCTGCACAGGACAAAACAGCTACCCTGGCGCCTTCCATCATTGGTGGAAATATTACTGTAGGACCAACAGGCGGCAATCAGCCGACAGCCATTATGAACCCTTACCTGGCGCTTAGTTACCTGATTGCGCTCGAAGGTGTCTTCCCTTCACGCAGCTGA
- a CDS encoding AraC family transcriptional regulator produces MKSIELRLPKDFDKSFTVFKEVGKSFPCPWHYHPEYELVLVLKSNGRRMVGDNIGNFDEGDLVCMGPSLPHVWVNDPKFINGQVDYMAEAIVIHFKDNFLGENFLQIPEMDAFKNFLQLSNRGMVINGEARAEITALMEKMPGMNGLQRLSSLLLIFDILSRTTEYELLASPGFVKTINVKSSDRLNKITEYLIQNFDQEISLSKVASLANMAVTTFSNFFKENYRVTFVEYLNTLRIGYACRKLSEKDQNIVDVAYECGFNSLANFNRQFKKYKNMTPTEYRRIICA; encoded by the coding sequence ATGAAATCTATTGAATTACGGTTACCGAAAGATTTTGACAAATCATTTACTGTATTTAAAGAAGTGGGAAAATCTTTCCCCTGTCCCTGGCATTATCACCCGGAATATGAATTAGTACTGGTTTTAAAAAGTAACGGCCGCCGGATGGTGGGAGACAATATCGGGAATTTCGATGAAGGAGACCTTGTATGCATGGGGCCTTCCTTACCTCACGTATGGGTAAACGATCCAAAATTTATTAACGGACAGGTTGATTACATGGCTGAAGCTATTGTCATTCATTTTAAAGACAATTTCCTGGGAGAGAATTTCCTTCAAATTCCTGAAATGGATGCCTTTAAAAATTTTCTGCAATTATCTAACCGGGGCATGGTCATTAATGGGGAGGCTAGGGCAGAAATTACTGCATTAATGGAAAAAATGCCGGGTATGAACGGACTTCAGCGTCTGTCATCACTTTTATTAATCTTCGATATTTTATCCCGCACTACTGAGTATGAATTACTGGCGAGTCCCGGCTTTGTTAAAACCATCAATGTAAAAAGTTCGGACCGGTTAAATAAGATAACAGAATATCTTATACAGAATTTTGATCAGGAGATTTCTTTGTCAAAAGTAGCCTCCCTAGCCAATATGGCGGTTACTACCTTTAGTAACTTTTTTAAAGAGAACTACAGGGTAACCTTTGTGGAATATCTGAATACCCTGCGGATCGGATACGCCTGTAGAAAACTTTCAGAAAAGGATCAAAATATTGTGGATGTCGCTTATGAATGCGGATTCAATAGCCTGGCAAATTTTAACAGACAGTTTAAAAAATATAAAAACATGACGCCTACCGAATACAGAAGAATAATATGCGCCTGA
- a CDS encoding SDR family oxidoreductase, translating to MHVLDLLSLKGKIILVTGGAGNYGKSITEGLSEAGGTVIIASRNLEALQKVAEDFNKEGLDVHAMDVDQADSDSVMRLKDQIMDRFGRLDVFVNNAVSRPMKGYNAAIEQFAASMEVNATGMMFILREMTDLIVQSGGGSVINISSMMGMFGPDLSNYEGTTMGDLPPDYFFHNGGLINLNRYMTKMLTGKNVRFNCISPGGLFNNQSPRFLDNYCKKVPLGRMANKDDIKGLMVLLSSDAGAYINGENILMDGGLNA from the coding sequence ATGCACGTATTGGACCTATTAAGCCTGAAAGGAAAAATTATACTGGTAACAGGTGGCGCCGGAAATTATGGAAAATCTATTACAGAAGGGTTATCTGAAGCAGGGGGAACAGTGATCATTGCTTCGCGTAACCTGGAAGCATTGCAAAAAGTGGCGGAAGACTTCAACAAGGAAGGATTGGATGTTCACGCAATGGACGTTGATCAAGCTGATAGTGATTCGGTGATGAGGCTGAAAGACCAGATCATGGATAGGTTTGGCCGGTTGGATGTATTTGTAAATAACGCAGTATCCCGGCCTATGAAAGGCTACAATGCAGCAATAGAGCAGTTTGCAGCATCTATGGAGGTGAATGCCACAGGTATGATGTTTATTTTACGTGAAATGACGGACCTGATTGTGCAGAGTGGCGGCGGGAGCGTTATTAATATCAGTTCTATGATGGGCATGTTTGGTCCTGATCTATCCAATTACGAAGGAACAACTATGGGAGATCTTCCACCGGATTATTTCTTCCATAATGGAGGGTTGATCAATCTAAACCGTTACATGACTAAAATGTTGACAGGCAAAAATGTAAGGTTTAATTGTATCAGTCCCGGTGGATTATTTAATAATCAATCACCACGTTTTTTAGATAATTATTGTAAGAAAGTACCGCTGGGAAGAATGGCAAACAAAGATGATATTAAGGGGTTGATGGTGCTATTATCCTCTGATGCCGGTGCTTATATTAACGGCGAGAATATACTAATGGATGGTGGCTTAAATGCATAA
- a CDS encoding Gfo/Idh/MocA family oxidoreductase produces the protein MIKIGMIGMSPGNAHPYSWSAIINGCFKGDEIIRVGYPAVAHYLEANKDTIGISGAKVTHIWTQDKTISQSIAATTHIENIVDNLEDMVGVVDAVILSRDDAQQHVTMSKPFFEAGIPVFIDKPIAVTREDLAWFSDQHEKEKVFMSCSSMRYSNECRIVKQELASLGKLELVTAVGKKDWLKYGVHLLEAVFTLLDDPQPITVQHIGEKDKDIVHVKFENGVQVTFHLFMNISSTFQLSVFGELGWRLIDIRNSYSMFRDNIIEFVRSVEEGQSRLPFSKTESIINTLIGARESFENGGAIIQLKS, from the coding sequence ATGATCAAAATCGGAATGATAGGAATGAGTCCGGGAAATGCACACCCTTATTCCTGGTCAGCTATTATCAATGGTTGTTTTAAGGGAGATGAAATTATCCGTGTGGGTTACCCTGCTGTAGCGCATTACCTGGAAGCAAACAAGGATACGATAGGGATTAGCGGTGCAAAAGTGACGCATATCTGGACGCAGGACAAGACTATTTCTCAGAGTATTGCAGCGACTACGCACATTGAAAATATAGTAGATAATCTGGAAGATATGGTGGGTGTGGTGGATGCTGTAATATTATCCAGAGATGATGCACAGCAGCATGTTACCATGAGCAAACCCTTCTTTGAGGCAGGGATTCCTGTTTTTATTGATAAGCCCATAGCCGTTACCAGGGAAGATCTTGCCTGGTTCAGTGATCAACATGAAAAAGAAAAAGTTTTCATGTCCTGTTCATCCATGCGCTATTCAAATGAGTGCAGAATAGTGAAGCAGGAACTGGCTTCTTTGGGGAAGCTGGAATTAGTGACAGCCGTTGGAAAAAAGGACTGGCTGAAATATGGTGTTCATCTGCTGGAAGCAGTGTTTACATTACTCGATGATCCGCAGCCCATTACTGTGCAGCATATTGGTGAAAAGGATAAGGACATTGTTCATGTGAAATTTGAAAACGGTGTGCAGGTTACGTTTCATCTATTCATGAATATATCGTCTACTTTTCAATTATCCGTATTCGGAGAGCTGGGGTGGCGGTTGATAGACATCCGGAATTCTTATTCCATGTTCAGGGATAACATCATAGAATTTGTACGATCTGTGGAAGAAGGACAATCCCGTCTGCCTTTTTCTAAAACGGAATCTATCATCAACACGTTGATAGGTGCCCGTGAAAGTTTTGAAAATGGTGGAGCAATTATTCAATTAAAAAGTTGA
- a CDS encoding aldo/keto reductase: MKKRILGRTAIQVSEVAFGGVEIGMPYGIGVNSAADMVSENEAIRLLHASTDAGINFFDTARLYGNSETIMGKAFAGRRKDVVISTKCRGFRDKQGNLPPDNEIKKIIEISVSESLLALQTDYVDVFMLHQADEEILENQAIAKAFTDLEKRGITRAIGASTYTTNETEKAISSGLWDVLQVPYNLMDQRQSELFDEAKQRGIGIVIRSVLLKGLLSDRGKELHPALQDVQQHIQRYDDLLGADFADLPTLAIKFALSSEQVAAVLIGMDRMEYLRQALIIADGLYMHPDGLKRAQGLAYPDPAFLNLPHWDKMGWLK; encoded by the coding sequence TTTTAGGAAGAACTGCTATACAGGTATCCGAAGTTGCTTTTGGTGGCGTAGAAATTGGAATGCCTTATGGAATAGGGGTGAACAGTGCTGCTGATATGGTGTCGGAGAACGAAGCAATCCGGCTGTTACATGCTTCCACCGATGCAGGCATTAATTTCTTTGATACAGCACGCTTATATGGTAATAGCGAAACCATTATGGGCAAAGCATTTGCCGGTAGAAGAAAAGATGTGGTGATATCAACTAAATGCCGCGGATTTCGCGATAAGCAGGGAAATTTACCACCCGATAACGAAATCAAAAAAATAATAGAAATTTCTGTCAGTGAAAGTCTGCTTGCACTTCAAACAGATTATGTAGATGTGTTCATGTTACATCAGGCTGATGAAGAAATCCTGGAAAACCAGGCCATTGCAAAAGCATTTACAGACCTGGAGAAAAGAGGTATTACAAGAGCCATCGGCGCTTCCACATACACGACCAATGAAACGGAGAAAGCGATTAGTTCCGGGTTATGGGATGTGCTGCAGGTACCTTACAACCTGATGGATCAAAGGCAATCTGAACTATTTGATGAAGCAAAGCAGCGGGGAATCGGAATTGTGATCAGGTCAGTGTTACTAAAAGGGCTTCTAAGTGATCGTGGAAAAGAGCTGCATCCGGCTTTACAGGATGTGCAGCAGCATATACAACGTTATGACGATCTCCTGGGCGCCGATTTTGCTGATTTGCCGACCCTGGCTATAAAATTTGCATTATCATCTGAACAGGTGGCTGCTGTACTGATTGGCATGGACCGCATGGAATATCTTCGCCAGGCGCTTATCATTGCAGATGGATTATACATGCATCCGGACGGTCTTAAAAGGGCGCAGGGGCTTGCATATCCTGATCCTGCGTTTCTGAATCTACCTCATTGGGATAAAATGGGATGGCTAAAATAA